TCCGTTAGTTGTTTAATAAATGCAAAAAGCGCAGGCTGATCGTCCGGAGTTATCTCCATCATATCTGAATGGTCGGCAGGCGTACTTTTAAAAAGAAACTTGATGGTAAAAAATACCAGCATCAACCCCGATCCCATTAAAGCAACTCCGGCTATCAATCCCATAAATGACGACAGCCCGGATATGATAACTACGCCCAAAGCGATAAATGCCCCTGCAATGGCAACGGCACCCAGGAGTAGTAAAAGGTAGGTAAGTATAAAAAGAAATATTGCACCGATGGATTTGTAAACCTGTTTGGTAAAAGCCCGCGACGGCTTTAAAATGCCTTTATCGGCATGTACAGGCATCGGCGGAAATGTAAAGGCACTTGTGCTCATTTAGTTTTAGTAAATGAATCCATAATATCCATTAAAACAACGGCCTCGTCAATAGAGCAGGGGTTAGGGCCCTCGTTTTTAAAGTAAGCCACAATTTTTTCGATCATGGGTTGCTGTATGTGTTGCGGGTGTTTAAAAGTTACGGTTTCATCTTCGGTATCCGTTTTCCAGCTCACATAATTGCCAAAAAACGGGAAAGTTATTTTCCCTTTTGTGCCGATGACCTCGCAGGTATCGGTTGCTAAACTTTCGGCAACATTAAAGCACCAGGAGCCATTAACTACCACTTTGTTTTTAAACTGAATTTGGCCGCAAACATGGTCATCAGCCGGTGTTGATGCCGATTGGTTGAGCGAGAAGCCATGATATTTTTCAGGCTCGCCAAAATAATATAACATCAGGTCTAACTGGTGCGGGGCAAGGTCATGAAAATAGCCACCGCCCGAAAACTCGGGCAGCACTCTCCAATTAGCTTCGCTTTCGGCAATCAGTTTTGGCTTACGGCTTTGCCACATCCTGATTTGTACTGTGCGCACTTCGCCAATTTTTTGTTTATCCAGCAAATCCTTCACCATTAAAAACATAGGTACGGCCCTGCGGTAATGTGCTACAGTGAGTTTTGCATTGCTTTGTTTTACGGCCGCAGCCATAGCCCTGGCTTCATCGGCATTACGGGTAACTGGTTTCTCCACATATACATTAAAACCCTTTTCTAAGGCAGCTAAAGCATACTCCAGGTGTGATGATGGGGGAGTAGCAATATAAATAGCATTTACGCCGGCTTCGGCCATCATTTTATCAGCGTCGCTGTACCATTTGCTCACCAGGTGGCGGCTGGCATAGTCGGCTGCTTTAACTGCATCGCGCCGCATAACGGCTATCAGATCGCTGTCGGCCACTTTTTTAAATGCCGGCCCGCTTTTAAGTTCGGTTACATTGCCGCAACCAATTATGCCCCAATTGATCATATTGCCCCCTCTGCCCCTCTAAATCTCCCCTAAAGGGGAGACTTTTAAGAAACTTGTATTTTTAATTAATTGATAATCTAACTATTATTCCCCCTTCAGGGGGTTAGGGGGCTAATATCGCCTCTATCTGCGCCAGTTCATCGGCCGAAAAAATAATATTATCCAGCGCCTTTAATGAATCGGCCAGTTGCTCGGCACGGCTTGCGCCTATTAGTACCGATGTAACGCGGGTATCTTTAAGCAACCATGCCAATGCCATTTGTGCCAGTGTTTGGCCGCGTTGCAGGGCAAGGTTGTTAAGTCTTTTTATCTGGCTCAGGCGTTCTTCAGTTAATTGCGAAGCCTGTAGAAAGCCGGTTGATTTTGCTGCCCTTGAATCTTCGGGGATGCCGTGTAAATATTTGTTGGTTAACATACCCTGGGCCAATGGCGAAAAAGGGATACAGCCCACACCCTCGTTGCCCAGCACATCCATTAAGCCACCTTCAACCCAACGCTCAAACATGGAGTATTTTGGCTGGTGGATAAGGCATGGCGTGCCCAATTCTTTTAATATTTTAATGGCTTTAGCTGCAAGATCGGCAGGGTAGTTGGAAATGCCCGCATATAAAGCTTTCCCCTGGCGAACGATGAGATCAAGCGCTGCCATGGTTTCTTCCAGCGGCGTTTCAGGATCAGGGCGATGGTGGTAAAATATATCTACATACTCCAGGCCCATACGTTTAAGGCTTTGGTCAAGGCTGGCAACCAGGTACTTTTTTGAACCCCAATCGCCATAAGGGCCATCCCACATAGTATAGCCGGCTTTGCTGCTGATGATCATCTCATCGCGGTAACCGCGAAAATCTTCTTTTAAAATGCGACCAAAATTCTCTTCAGCCGAACCCGGCGGCGGGCCGTAGTTGTTGGCCAGATCAAAATGGGTAATGCCGCTATCAAATGCCAGGTGCAAAATTTTGCGGTAGTTTTCGGTAACATCAACGTGCCCGAAATTGTGCCACAATCCCAGTGAAATAGCCGGTAATTTAATGCCGCTATTACCGCAGCGGCGGTATTGCATTTTTTTGTATCTGTCTGCAGATGGTAGATATGTCATATTTATAAAAGGTATGGATTGGGTGTATTGTATCGGAAGTAAAAATAGAATTTTAATCAGAATATTTTGTCTGAATCAGAATTTACAGGATTTTAGAATTTTCAGAATCTAAGCAGGATACACTCCTATAATTCTGTTAATCGTATAATTCTGTGAATTCTGATTCAGACAACCTCGGCCACCACAAAAGTACTGCCACCAACAAAAACCAGGTCGTTATCCCCAGCTGCGTTTTGAGCTGCCTGTAATGCCTGTTTAACCGATGTATATGCCGATCCCTGCAAACCAATGCTTTCAGCCTTCAGCCTTAAGCTCTCGGCCTCCAAACCCCTTGGGATATCGGGTTTGCAAAAATAGTAGGTAGCATCCTTGGGGAGCATGCTTAAAACTTTGGTAATATCCTTATCGTTCACCATACCAATTACAAAATGGAGGTGTTTGTAATTGACGGATGCAATGTTTTGTAAAACCTCCTGTATACCGTCAGGATTGTGGCCGGTATCGCAAATGGTCAGGGGTTTTTCTGTTAATGTTTCCCAGCGGCCATGTAAACCGGTGAGGGTTTTTACTTGCGATAAGCCTGTGCGGATATCATCGTCATTGATATTGAAACCCTGAATACGTAGTTCGTCAATAGCGGTTAACACCGTTTTTACATTTTTGAGCTGATATGAGCCGGTAAGATCAAGCCGGATGTGATAATAAGCAAATTGCGGCTTACGCCTTTCAACTTTGAAATCAAGATATTTATCTGCCCTTGTGGATTTTTTGCTGCCACCATATGTTTTCCATTTCTCCGATGCAAAGGTAATCCCTGATTGTCCTTCCCAAGCTTTGTCAATAAATATCTGTGCTACTTCCGGTTGATGCTCACCGACGATTACAAGAGTATCAGGTTTAATAATGCCCGCTTTTTCGCCTGCAATGAGTTGTAAAGTATCGCCCAGGATATTCATGTGGTCCCAGCCGATATTGGTGATAATGGAAAGTAGCGGATTGATGATATTGGTAGAGTCCAATCGGCCCCCTAACCCAACTTCAATGATGGCTATATCTACTTTCTCTTTTGCAAAAACATCAAAAGCAAGGCCAACAGTCATTTCAAAAAACGAGGGGCGGATCTCATCAAAATCTTTAAGATGATCTTCAACAAAATCAATCACCGTTTGCTCACTGATCATTTGCCCGTTTATGCGGATGCGTTCGCGAAAATCTTTTAGGTGGGGAGACGTGTATAAGCCTGTTTTGTAACCTGCCGTTTGCAATACCGCCGCCAGCATGTGCGACGTAGAACCTTTGCCATTGGTGCCGCCAACATGCACGCTTTTAAATTGATGCTGGGGATTATCAAGGCGTTTGCAAAGCTCGACGGTATTATCGAGGTTAGCTTTATAAGCAGAAGCCCCATCGCGCGTAAACATGGGGAGCTGGGTATATAGGTATTGGATGGTTTCCTGGTAGTTCATGATTCATGGTTGATAGTTCATGGTGATGAAGGTTGAACTACTAACAATGCTACAAATGTAGCATTGAACCGTTAAATTAATGTTTGGTATTGTAAAATTTGAAGCTGTCTGGTTGCCATGAACCATCAACTATGATCCATGAACCAAAGATTAATTTACCTTAAACACAAATACCACAGTACCTACCTGGGTATCAGGTGCCGAATCGAGGGGATTTAGCTTAGAGTTTTTTACAGCATCTTCACATTTTTGCAACAACGCCGCATCGGTTATAGTGGTTCCACGGGCACCGGCACGCGCGTATACTACGTTGCCATCTTTATCAACTCTTATATCAACCATTATTTTGCCTGTTTGGCGGTTGTCGTCGCTAACAGAGGGGCGGCTTACAAAATTACGCTGGGCCATGTTAAGGTTGCCTCCGTTACCAGATCCTGTTCCGTTATAATTGTTAGTTAGCGTAGTGCCTGTAGTTTTGCCCTGGTTTCCCGGTTTATTGCCCGTTCCGTCGCCTTCACCGGTGCCGGTTGTGGCTTTGCCTTTGTAAAGGGCATTTTGGTTCACAACGGGTTTTGCAACCGATTTAGTAGGCTGTGGCGTAGCTACTGCCGTTGTTGGTTTTTTGGTTGGGGCCGCCACTTCAGGCGCATCTTCGGTATTTTGGGTAACAACGGTTTTTTCGCTGGCCTGCGGTGTTGGTTTGTCCTCCGACGGCGGGGCAGGGGTAACTTTGTCGGGTTTGGTATGATTAGCTTTCTCGGCAACCGAAGGTTCTTCTGTACTCATATAATCGTTACCCATGCCTTCATCAACGGTGCCATAATTCACCAGGATACCACCTGTACCTTCCTCTTGCTTAGGCGGGTTTTTAAACACGATAAAATAACATGCCGCTATCAGCAAGGTCATGATAATGCCTGTTGCTAAAAACGCCTTTGGATAGTTATTTTGCTCTTCCCTGTATTCCATTTTATTCAGTTGGCAGTTGCCGGTTTGCAGTTGCATGTTTGCAGTTATCAGTTGCATGTTTGCAGTTATCAGTTGCTCTTTATTTCAAAGTTAAGCAAAAGCAAAACCTTTACGCAAACTGATAACTGCCGAGTGCCCACTGTAAACTGCAAACTGCCTATTTAGGTTCCGTTGCTAAAACCAGTTTAATGTTCAATTTTTGTGCTATATCCAATACCTGTACCACATCCTGTATGGCCACGGTTTTATCTACCGATAAAACAATGGTTAATTCTTTAGCCATCGTTTTGTAGGTTGATAGTTCGTCCATTAGTTTATCTACAGGCACAACCTTTTTATCAACGGTATACACCAGATCTTTAGTAATAGCTACGTTGATTGTTTTTTTGGAGATAGACTGCCCGCTTGACGATTTTGGCAAAACCAGCTTAACCACGTTTGGGTTGGTTACCGTAGATGCGATGAGGAAAAACAAAAGCAGGAAGAACATGATATCGTTCATAGCCGAGGTATGTACCTCGGCAGATGCACTTTTATGTCTTTTTCTTAAATTCATTTGCTTGGCTCCTCTAACAGGTCAATAAATTCAATGGCATCAGTTTCCAGTTTCAGGATCACCTTATCAACCATCATATTTAAAATATGGTAGCACACGTAGGCCACAATACCCACAAATAAGCCGGCGGCTGATGTTACCATTTTTACATATAAACCACCAGATATAACACCCATACTGATGTTATCTGTTTTAGAAATATCGTAAAAAATTTTGATTACACCCGCAATAGTACCCAGGAAACCAAACATCGGCGCAATACCGGCAACAATACCCAGAATACCAATGTTTTTTTCGAGTTTGGATACTTCCAGCTTGCCAATGTTTTCTATCGCGCCTTCAATATCTTTTATCGGGCGGCCAATGCGCAACAGGCCTTTTTGAAGCATACGGCCCAATGGCGTATTGCTGTTACGGCAAATGGCGATGGCCGATTCCAGGTTGCCCGAATGGATACTTGCACGTACCTGTACCATCAGGTTCGACTCATTACGGGATGCCTTGCGGATAGTAAAATAGCGTTCAAAAAATATCACAAGCCCCAGTACAGCAAGTATGCCAATAGGTATCATTACCCAGCCGCCTTTTATCAGCAGGTCGCCAAAACGTAAATCTTCTGCGGGTGCTAATTGAGTGGCTGCATGGTTAGCGGTATCTGCTAAGTGCTTTGCTGTATCTGTTACTGCCTGTATTAATAATAAAGTCATTTCTGATGTTTAACGAGTTGATATGGATACGATGTTATTTCTATTTTCTTTTCTTTTACCAGCCTGTCTTTCTGTGCTTTTGCTTCATCATAAGTTGCAAAGCTGCCGGTTACAACCTTAATGCGCGGACCAGTACCGGGGCCGCTGTAAACGCGGGCATCAACCCCTTTTCTCTGGTAATTATCTGCTTCTGCCTGGGCTTTTTTTACCGTTTTAAACGACCCCAGGATAACGGCGAAAACAGGGCCGGTTGATGAATCGGCAGGCGGGGTGGCAACACTTGCTGTCTTTAACGCAGAATCGGGCTTTAAAATTGCTTTTTTGATGGTATCAGTAGGCTGTGCCGCTTTTTTTACGGAGTCGGTATCGCTTTTTGTAACAGGTGTTGCTTTGGGCTCGGGCGGCAACTGCATTTCCTGGCCTTTGTTCAGGCGCAGCCATTGTGGTTTAAATTTGTAAATGGTTAAACCGGCGCTGGCCAAAATTATTATAGCTATTAATACAATTGCCCAGGTGCTTATACTGCGCCTTGGTTCTGGCTCGTCGTCAAAATATTCTTCGGGTTGATTAACAGTTTCCTCTGACAGGATTTCCCTGATTGGTGGCGGTAATGGCAAAGGCTCCGGCGATTGTACAGCGGCCGTTGTTGCCTGGGGCGTGCCAACAGCTTCTGGCGCGGCAGTGCCCGTTTCAACTGTTACCTCTGGCGCAGCGGGCTGGTTTAGTTTTTTTATGCCGACGGGCGCGTACCCGTAAAACGATGCATTATCAGCATTGCTTATCTTTGATTTAAAGGCAATTTTGCCTTTATCCATAAAAAACCAACCCAGATCGGCAAACGGAACTTCCTGCAAAGCAGCCTCTTGTTTTAAGGAGTTTATGTATTTATCGGTGAAGTACTTAGATGACGCAAGGGAAATTTTTTTCTTTTCGGCGATGTACCTTGTTAAAGTGTCATCACCATCAACTATTTGCGGATTGAACTGTATTTTATAGCCTGGCGGGTAAAATTTGCGTTCGGCATCGTTATACCATGCGCTTACACGAACATGCACAAAATGGCCCAGCCCAGGCACGCTTATTTCGCCGTGCTGGCCCAATAGTTCGCTTAAGTAATTGGCTATATCCATTTGCTAAAATACGGTTTACTACAAAGTTGATATCTTAAAATGAGAAACCAACGCCGCCAAAGATATTAAATCCATAGTTAGGATAGTATACCCAGTTTTGATAACCTGAGTTTAAAATGTTATTTGCCTGCGCAAATACTGTAATAACGGGTGTAACCCGGTATTCAACACCGCCATTCAAATCGGCAAATGACGTAATTTCGCGGTTTTTCATTAACAGGGTTGTATTTGGTGTCGGCGTTCCCAACGGCCCCGGTGTTATGCCGAATGGCCTGTCATAGGCGGTTCCCCTTATCAATAATGAGCCGGTAATGCTTACTTTGTTGTTAATATGAATGGCAGTACCTGCTGTTAACAAAAACTTAGGCAAGTTCCAGGCTTGCGCTTCTGTGGCCATTTTATAGTCCTTAAACTCCACGCGGCCAAAAATGTTTACATCTTCAGTTGCCTTAAAATCAAGCTCGCCATTAAAACCGCTTACACGCGACCGTCCTTTATCATATATCACATCAAACTTGTAACCCTGAGTGGTTTGGGTACTTACAAATAAGGCCATATCTTTTACGCTGTTGCGAAACACTGCAGCTTTAAAGCTAAGCCCGGGTGCCAGCGTGCCTTTTAAGCCGGCGCTGATATCCAATTGATCAACGGAGTTTTGAAGCTTTATATTTTGATTGATATATGGGTTTACATTTGCAAAATCGCGAATAGATGCCCTGTTTACATCACCCTTGGCCTCAACAAAAAGGCGTACATATTTAGGAATTACCTGGTACTCGAGTTTTGCTGCAGGGAAAACAAAAAAGCGGTCATAATCGCCAAATTCTTTAGCGATGGTTACGCCCGCGTCTATTTTATAGTTGGTACCCTGGAATTTAATATAAGGGTTTAACCGCAGAATGCTGTTGTTTAAGTTATAAGCACTATCTTTTGGATTGGCAACATCAATTGAAGCGCCAAGGCCGGTGTAAAACTGTTTAATAGTTTGGTTTACGAAGCCCGAAAGCACAATATTACTCTCACGCGCTTTAAACGCATTGCTAAAAGAATAACCGTTTAGTTTTACCGAGTAGGTAAAGTCGTTTTCAACATTCTTAAAGTTTTTGGCCAGTTCAACTTCGCCGCTGATATCATTAAAATATTGCTTTTGCGGGGTAAAGGTTAAAGGAATTGAATCCGGATGGCCGTAAAAGTAAACTCCACGGCGTTTGTAATTAATACGGCCGCTAATGGTGTTTTCTGAATTGATGCTTTTGATAAATACTCCAACTTCGTCTTTACTTTCGGTTTGCTTATCCCATGAACCCGATTGCGAAAGGTGTTTCAGGAAACCGCCAACCTGTAAAGCCTGGTCGCGGCCGTTACCAAAATACGCTTCGCCAAACAAGGTTTTCATGCTACCCACGCCTGCTTTAACATAGTTGTTAAGCAATACCGAGTCCTGCTCGGCAGGCCGTTTTTGGGCATCAAGGCGTTTAATTTCCGAATCCTGCTCCAGTTTTTTATCCAACGGGGCATAGGCCAACGGCGCCTTAAAAGGTACTTTATCTTCCAGGTCAGGATTACGGCGAATTTTTACCGCATCGGCTAAAACCGGTTTATAGGCAGTAGTTACCACAATCTCTTCTGATAAACTTCCGCCGTTTGCGGGATTGTTGCCGTTGGCCCCACCCTTTTTAGTAGTATCCTGGCTGGTTTTGCTAACTACATCACCCAGTTTTTTTGCACCGGCATCGGTTTTCTTAACAGTAGTTTTTGTTGCAGGTTTTGCGGGTGCCTTGGCCGGCGTTTTGGCTTTAACTGTTTTTACTGTTGCCTTTTTTGCATGTTTCTTTGTTTGCGCTTGTGCAGGAACAAAGTATAATGCTATTATTAAGGTAAGCAGCGTATAGGTGTATCTTAATTTCATTGCTTGTCTTCTTTTATATTACTCTTCGTTATCCTGTTAGTTTTGGGCTGGGGTTTTGGTGGTATCCGCAGGCGCTGCTTTATTGTCGCCGGTATCAGGTACTACAGGTGCGGCATTTTTGCTTGATTTGCCACCGTTTAACACATCCAGTTTTTGTTTGGCCGTTGGCAGTATATCATCATCGGCTTTATAGTTATCAATAATACTTTGCAGGGTTGCTTTAGCCTGGAAATTGTCTTTCAGGGCCCGGTAGTTGTCGGCTAATAAAATATATGTTTTGGCTACCCAATAATCGTAGTTTGGCATCTCCTTAGCCAGGTCAAAACACATTTTTTGCGATGTTTTGTACCGGCCTTTTAAATACTCCACCTGTGCTACATTGTATTTTGCTTCGGCTGCGGCAACTGTTTTGGTGTTGGTTATGGTGTAGTTTAATTCCTTAATTGCGGTGGTTGTATCGCCCCTTTGCAAATAAGCCTTACCTGCATATAAACCTGTGCGGAATTTATCTTCCTGCGCGGTTTTATCGTTTTCTCTAACCAGTTTTACATAGTTCAGCGCGTCGTCCGGCATTTTCATTTCGGCATAGCAAAGCAACAGGTTATTAATGGCAAAGGTATAATCGGCCTTATATTCTGAATTGGTTTCCAACCGTTTCAGAAATACCACTGCTTCGTTATATTTTTGCTGGCTAATGTAAAGCTTGGCCATCGCTATTAATGATTTTTCGCTGTAGGCGCTTGTCCAGTCGTTTAATATCAAATTATAGTCCACTACTGCTTCCTGTGTCCTGTTCAGGTTGGTTAAGCTTTGCGCCCTTATAAACCTTGCTTGTTTTTCGTAAATCTGCTTGCCCGGGAACTTATCAAAGTAAGCGTTTACGGCACCTAACGCGCCTTGCCAGTCGTTTTTTAAATAAAGGTTGTTGGCAGCAGTTATCATAATGCTTTCCTGGTCGGCAGCGGTGTAGTTACCTATTGGTGTGGTAGCCGCATAGCTAATAAATGTTTGGGCATCACCTTTGTCTGTATAAATTTTTTCTATCTGTTTAAGCGCCTGTTTAGCCTCATCGGTTGATGAGTAATCCTGGATCACTTTTTTGAATGATTCAACGGCCACATCATCATTACCGGCATTGTAATCAATTAAACCAATAGTAACCAGCGCACGCGGGATGTAGCTGCTGCGCGGGTATTTCTGAATCATGGCCTGCAAATCTGTTTTGGCTTTATCGCCGTTTGTTTTCAGGAAATAAGTGTAGGCTATCTCGAACGACGCATCATCGGCATAATCAGAATTTGGGAATTTGTTCAGCACATCGTTCAACGTGCTTATCTTGGTATCCAACGAGCCCTGCAATCCCTGGATCATGCCACGCTGAAACAATGCGTAATCTTCGCCCTGGCTATGCCTGGCAATAATGCGGTTGTAGTAATCAAGCGCTTTGCCGTAGCTTTTAAGCACAAAGTAGCTATCGCCAATACGGGTTACCGCGTCGTTTTGGGTACTTTCGTCTTTTACGTCGCCGGCCAGGAACTTTTCAAAATAGTTAGCTGCTTTTTTGTATTGCTCGCCATAAAAGGCAGCGTAACCCACGGCGTAGTTGGCATAGTTGGCCACTTCGGTTTCCTTAGCCTCGGGCATATCTAAAAACCGCTCAAAGGTTTCAACCGACTCGGCATATTTACGTACCTCGTACATGGCTTCGGCCATCCAGTAAGTGGTAAGGGCTGCGGTTTTTGGGTCGATAGGGTTTTTTAGCGACCGAAGAAAAATACCTATGGCGTTTTCAAAGGCGCGCTCGTTATAAAACTCCAATCCACGGTAATAGGTAACCTTTTGATAAGCTATCTGAGCACTTTCTGATTTATTGGGGATGGGTTCCAGGATGTCAACCGCTTCTTTATAATTACGGGAGTTTAGCAGTTCTTCGCCTAATAAAACCTTCATCTCATCATTACGGCGCGAGCGCGGATAGTTTTTAAGATATAAACGCGTGGCGGCAAGGGCTTCGGTATTAAAATCCAGTTCGTATGATAGCTTGGCGTACTCATACAAGGCATCTTCCTGTAATTGCTTGTCGTAATTAAGCTTTGATGCATTAAGGAAAGCGTTACGTGCACTTTGCTTGTTGTTCATTTTCAGGAAAACATCGCCTAAGGTGTAGTTGCCATTTTGGCTGTATACATCTTTTTGCTCCACCAGTTTTTCAAGTTCGCTGGCCGCCTGGGCGTAGTTGCCCACCTTGTAAAAGGTGTAACCTATCTGATAGCTATCCTGTGTGTTTTGGGTACGCCCCTGGTCACGGTCCTGGAAACGGCCGTAGTACTTAACAGCATTGTCAAAATTGCCTTTGGCAAAGTACGATGCGGCAATGATGCGCAGCATTTCGGTTTCGTTTTGCTGGTGGGTGTTATTAACAATAGGTACCGCGTAGTTTATTACATCGTCATAGCGTTTATCTAAAAAGTAAACTGCCGAAATGTAATAAGGGTAGCTGTTTTCGTATTTTTTTGATTTTTTTAACCGCTCAAAGTTTACCAATGCCAGGTGGTAATCTTTGTTGAGGTAGGCTATGTAGGCAAAGTAATAAGTTGCATCCTCGGTAAATTCGGTTTTTTTGGCTTTTACTTCCGCAAAAAGCAATTGGGCTTCTTTATAATTACCTAACGAAAAATAAGCGTAGCCTTTGCGAAATTTATACTCGGTATTATCATGGCCGTTAAGTTCGCCGGCCTGTACTTTATCAAACCATTCAATTGATTTTTCGTAGTTGCCCTGCTTAAAATATGATTTGCCTATCTGGAAATAAGCCAGTTTAGTAAGCGGATTTTCAGGATGTTCTTTAATGAAACGCAGAAACATGCTTTCGGCATCGTCATTATTAAGGTTAAGAGCGCAAAAGGCTTCGTAATACTGGCTGTTTTCTTTTACCAGCGACAAATCCGACTCGAATTTGGGCTGGTTGGTAGTTTTTAGCCGGGCAGTTTCTAATAGCCGGAATTGCTCGGCCGCAGATGCATATTTTCCTTTACTCATCAGGTCGATGGCGGTATGGTAAGTGCGGTAAACCTGGGTAGATGGATTTTGCTGTGCCAGAGCGGTTGAAGCTATAAAAACAGGAATTAGCAGGGGGATGTATCTTTTTTTGATCATAAAGCGCATACTAACGATGATGCTAAATTAGCGAAACGAAAATGGCTAATTAACACAAGTAGTTAACAAATGTGGAAAACACGTTTATAAAACGAAGGTAATACTAAAGATGATATGTGTGTGGAAAACTTTAAAATTGTTGATTGTTCCACAGCCATTGGGCGTTTGCCCAAAATAACCAATTAGTGTAAATCACTGCAATTTTTTAAAACTTTAAGCGTGTTTGATAATATGTTTGTTTGCGTGTGTCGCTCGATTTTGGTGTCGGCCAGGATATACCGTTTTGCCGGTAAAGGACTTAAGCTGTTAATCATTTTGTTTTTTCCGTTGTTTTGTAATGCACAAAAAATAAACGGGCCAATTGTTTTAACCGCCCCGCAATTTTTATTGCCGGCCAACGAGTTTTACATTGCCGGGATTGTGGATGACCGGGATGACCGCGGTGCTGTAGCCTGGCTTTTACCTGCTGCGCAGCTAACCCCAGCCACACCAAAATACAGGGTTGATCTGGTAGGGGGTACGCTACCGGCAGTTAAAGAATATATGGGCAAAAGCCTGCCGCCCGATAAAACATTAAGGCCGGTTATTATCCATATCAAAAAACTAATGGTAGATGAAACTCTGCAGCCGGGAGGTAAAGTTGAAGGCAAATTGAGTATTGTTTTATCATTTTGGTTAAAAAAGGATGATGATGACCTGCGGCTGATTGATTACCGCGGGGGGGCAAACTATACCAGGGGCACAGGGCAGCAAATGGATGTGGGCGGGCTGTTAAGTAACTCGTTACGGGCGGGGCTGTTGTATTTTAATAGCTGGATAGATAAACAAGCTGGGGGCAATATTAAGCTGGCCAAAGGTGTAAAATTAATTTTTAGTGATTATGCCGAACAACCCGAAGGCGACACTATTTACTATTCGGCCAAGCGGCGTTTAAGTTGGGACGATTTTCAGCAAAGGCCCCTTGCCAGTAAATATGAAGCTGAAGTTTTCCCGAGCATAGCTTATGGAGAGCATGTGGAGGTCGTTAAGGGAATAATTAACGTGCACATAAACCTAAAACCATATTTGCCCAAAAGCGCTTGCTGGGTAAAGGATGGAGGCCGTACTCCTTATAATTTAAATCACGAGCAAAGGCACTTTGATATTGTAAAGCTGGTGATGGAGCATTTTAAGCAGCATTTGCTCAAAGAAAGACTTACGGTTGACAATTATGACGGCCCGATTAATGTAGATTACCTCGATTCGTTCAGGGAAATGAACGACCTGCAAAAACAGTATGATGACGAAACAAACCACGGGCTTAATG
The genomic region above belongs to Mucilaginibacter sp. KACC 22773 and contains:
- a CDS encoding energy transducer TonB; amino-acid sequence: MQLITANMQLQTGNCQLNKMEYREEQNNYPKAFLATGIIMTLLIAACYFIVFKNPPKQEEGTGGILVNYGTVDEGMGNDYMSTEEPSVAEKANHTKPDKVTPAPPSEDKPTPQASEKTVVTQNTEDAPEVAAPTKKPTTAVATPQPTKSVAKPVVNQNALYKGKATTGTGEGDGTGNKPGNQGKTTGTTLTNNYNGTGSGNGGNLNMAQRNFVSRPSVSDDNRQTGKIMVDIRVDKDGNVVYARAGARGTTITDAALLQKCEDAVKNSKLNPLDSAPDTQVGTVVFVFKVN
- a CDS encoding Gfo/Idh/MocA family protein, producing the protein MINWGIIGCGNVTELKSGPAFKKVADSDLIAVMRRDAVKAADYASRHLVSKWYSDADKMMAEAGVNAIYIATPPSSHLEYALAALEKGFNVYVEKPVTRNADEARAMAAAVKQSNAKLTVAHYRRAVPMFLMVKDLLDKQKIGEVRTVQIRMWQSRKPKLIAESEANWRVLPEFSGGGYFHDLAPHQLDLMLYYFGEPEKYHGFSLNQSASTPADDHVCGQIQFKNKVVVNGSWCFNVAESLATDTCEVIGTKGKITFPFFGNYVSWKTDTEDETVTFKHPQHIQQPMIEKIVAYFKNEGPNPCSIDEAVVLMDIMDSFTKTK
- a CDS encoding bifunctional folylpolyglutamate synthase/dihydrofolate synthase produces the protein MNYQETIQYLYTQLPMFTRDGASAYKANLDNTVELCKRLDNPQHQFKSVHVGGTNGKGSTSHMLAAVLQTAGYKTGLYTSPHLKDFRERIRINGQMISEQTVIDFVEDHLKDFDEIRPSFFEMTVGLAFDVFAKEKVDIAIIEVGLGGRLDSTNIINPLLSIITNIGWDHMNILGDTLQLIAGEKAGIIKPDTLVIVGEHQPEVAQIFIDKAWEGQSGITFASEKWKTYGGSKKSTRADKYLDFKVERRKPQFAYYHIRLDLTGSYQLKNVKTVLTAIDELRIQGFNINDDDIRTGLSQVKTLTGLHGRWETLTEKPLTICDTGHNPDGIQEVLQNIASVNYKHLHFVIGMVNDKDITKVLSMLPKDATYYFCKPDIPRGLEAESLRLKAESIGLQGSAYTSVKQALQAAQNAAGDNDLVFVGGSTFVVAEVV
- the mgrA gene encoding L-glyceraldehyde 3-phosphate reductase, whose protein sequence is MTYLPSADRYKKMQYRRCGNSGIKLPAISLGLWHNFGHVDVTENYRKILHLAFDSGITHFDLANNYGPPPGSAEENFGRILKEDFRGYRDEMIISSKAGYTMWDGPYGDWGSKKYLVASLDQSLKRMGLEYVDIFYHHRPDPETPLEETMAALDLIVRQGKALYAGISNYPADLAAKAIKILKELGTPCLIHQPKYSMFERWVEGGLMDVLGNEGVGCIPFSPLAQGMLTNKYLHGIPEDSRAAKSTGFLQASQLTEERLSQIKRLNNLALQRGQTLAQMALAWLLKDTRVTSVLIGASRAEQLADSLKALDNIIFSADELAQIEAILAP
- a CDS encoding ExbD/TolR family protein; protein product: MNLRKRHKSASAEVHTSAMNDIMFFLLLFFLIASTVTNPNVVKLVLPKSSSGQSISKKTINVAITKDLVYTVDKKVVPVDKLMDELSTYKTMAKELTIVLSVDKTVAIQDVVQVLDIAQKLNIKLVLATEPK
- a CDS encoding MotA/TolQ/ExbB proton channel family protein; translation: MTLLLIQAVTDTAKHLADTANHAATQLAPAEDLRFGDLLIKGGWVMIPIGILAVLGLVIFFERYFTIRKASRNESNLMVQVRASIHSGNLESAIAICRNSNTPLGRMLQKGLLRIGRPIKDIEGAIENIGKLEVSKLEKNIGILGIVAGIAPMFGFLGTIAGVIKIFYDISKTDNISMGVISGGLYVKMVTSAAGLFVGIVAYVCYHILNMMVDKVILKLETDAIEFIDLLEEPSK